ATGGGGAAGCGGTTCCCAGGATACATCCGATTCGATTTATAAAGAAAAAACAGAGAGTCCCATTATAATTCATGACTCCCTGGGAAGAAGGGTAGTCCTCCCGGAAATTCCTCAAAGAATTGTTCAGACAGGATCCTCCGCCTTTCTTATGAATGATGCCATCTATTTGTTTCCTGAAGCAGGTGAACGTGTCGTAGCCATGTCAGACAGCAATCAGAAGCGGGGATATTTCCTTCCCGTCCTGGATCCGGAATATGATAAAAAGATCATACTGCCCCGTACGATTAATATCGAAGAGATAATGGCAGCATCTCCGGATCTGGTTCTAATGAAAGATTTTCTATTCAGTAAATATGATAAGGAATTCCAGAAAGTAGGGATTCCTGTCATCTATCTGAACCTGGAATCGCCTGAAGCCTGGAATGCTGATCTTGAAATTCTTGGACAAATATTCGGCAATCAGGAAAGAGCTGAAGAGCTGCAAAAACTCTTTTCTGATTACACAATGAAGGTTCTCCGTCCTCTTGAGAGGCTGAAACCGGAAGAAAAGAAGAGAAACCTCATCCTCTATTACTCCGAGAAAGACGGAACCGGGGCATTCCAGGTCCCCCCTTTGTCCTATATCCAGACCAGAATGGTGGAAATGTCAGGGTCAGAACCCGTCTGGGTGAAAGCGGATCTGGGTAAAACATGGACAAAGGTTGGATTTGAACAGATTGCAGCCTGGGACCCTGATCAGATCTTTTTGATTTCCTATAGGAGTCCTGTCTCAGAAGTCCTGGAGATCATAGAGGACAGCCCGTATTGGCAGGAATTACGTGCCTATAAAGAAGGGGAGATACATCCTTTCCCCATGGATTTTCATAGCTGGGATCAACCGGATCCACGATGGCTGATCGGCCTGCAATGGATGGCGTCAATTTCACATCCAGAGTTTTTTCCAGATCTGGATATGAATAAAACAGCTGAAAAATTCTTTGCCGATTTCTATAACATCTCCGCAGAGGATTACCGCAGTAAGATCAATCCCGTCCTGGAAGGGATTGAATAGACTTGTGGAGAAAAACATGCCTGTCTGGATTAAGAACCTTCTGCTGATCTTATTATTGACAGTCCTGGTGGTCGGCTCCCTACTGCTGGGTCGTTATCCAGAGCCGGGTTTTATAAATTTCCAAAGCATTCGCACTGATCCCATAGCTCAGAATATCATTCTGAATCTACGGCTTCCCCGCATAATAACAGCTGTGATTTTGGGAAGTACACTGGCGCTGACAGGACTGGTATTTCAGACAATTCTTGGAAACCCCCTTGTAGAAGCGGGATTTTTGGGAATTTCCCAGGGAGCAGCCTTCGGAGCGGCACTAATGATAATCCTTAATGTGAAAATTCCAATGGCCATCACCCTTTCGGCAGCAGCCTTCTCTTTAGCGGCCCTGGGGCTCACATGGTCCCTGGCCAGGGCGATCCGTTTCGGTGGCTGGATCATCCGTTTGATTCTGGCCGGAATAATCATCTCGGCGGTGTTCTCTTCGGGACTTGGGATTTTAAAATATCTGGCAGATCCGAGAAGCCAGCTTCAGGAGATAACCTTTTGGTTGATGGGAGGGCTGTCCGGGATAGGATGGACAGAACTGAAATACATGATTCCCTTTACAATCCCGGCCCTTTTCCTGATTTTCCTGTTGCGCTGGCGGCTGAATCTTCTCTCCATGGGAGATCGGACAGCCCACTCAATGGGGATGTCTCCGGTTCTGGAGAAGAATTTTTTTCTGCTGATTGCGGTCCTTGCGACTGCAGCAGTGGTTTCCTATTGTGGTATTATCGGTTGGATCGGCCTGATCATTCCCCATATCGCCAGGAGAATATCCGGGAGCGATACATCGAAATCCGTTCCAACAGCAATTTTGACAGGGGGAATCTTTGCTCTTATTTGCGATGATGCGGCACGAACGGTCAGCACAGGAGAAATTCCTCTTGGAATACTGACCTCCCTTTCAGGAGCCCTGATTTTTACTCTTCTTATGGTTTTTTCACCCAGAAGGAAGCATATATGAAGAGGTTCGAATGAGTCATATCATGGAATTCCGGAATGTCAGATTTAATTGGCACCGAAAAGATTCTCCCCTCTTCCCCTCTCTGGATATGCAGGTACCCGCAGGAATAGCAACGGCTCTATTAGGACCCAACGGAGCAGGGAAAACGACCATTATGGATCTGTCTCTAGGGTGGCGTACTCCACAAAGCGGTGAGATCCTGCTCCAGGAATATCCCATCAATCAGTGGAGTCATAGAAAAAGAGGACAGTTTATGGCCCTGGTCCCTCAGGATGAAATTATTCAATTCGATTATTCTGTTCTGGAATATATTCTTCTGGGACGAAGCCCCTACCTCCCGCCCCTTGGAAATCCGGGCCAGGAGGATAGAAGAATCGCTCTGGAAGCTCTGGAGGAGGCAGGAATTGATCATCTTGTCAAAAGGAAAGTATCCCGTCTAAGCGGAGGAGAACGGCAGCTGGTTCTACTGGCAAGAGCACTGACCCAGCAGCCTAAACTATTGCTCCTGGACGAACCGGCGTCCCACCTTGACCTGCATAACAGGGAAAAGATTCTTCATATATTGGAAAAACTGAAACAGAGGGGAATCAGCATTTTTTTTACATCCCACGATCCGGAACTTGTCATTCGTCTGGCTGACCATGCCATCCTTCTGAAAAATGGATCTGTGATTCAGTGTGGACCTTCAGAGAGTATTCTGAATGATGAAAATCTGACAGACCTCTACAACATTCCGGTAAAAATCGGAACGATAGAGGGACAAAGAGTTCTGATATGGGGGCAATCCCGAAGGGAACCCGGATGAACCACTATATCCTTACAGGAAAAAGAGAAGCCGGAAAGACCAGGTTTTGTCAGATCCTCTTTCGTGCAGCAGTTGCAAGGAAAATGACTGTGGCAGGCATTCTGACCCTGACCCAGAGAGAGGAAGACTTAAGGGCAGTAGACCTTTACACCGAAGAGAGCCGCCGCTTAGCAATTTTCAACAGAACATCCTTCTCAGTGGAGGCTCCCGGAGATGATAAAACATCTCGCACAAAACAATGGACCTTTGATGCAAGTACTCTCTCATGGGGAAACCAACGCATCAGAAAGGCCCCCTCTTCCAACTTATTTATCCTGGATGAAGCGGGAATCCTTGAATTTGAAAGGGATCAAGGATGGACAGCAGGAATGGCAAGGATGGATTCTCAGACTGATCACTGCAGTGTTGTTGTCGTTCGCCCTGAACTGATCAATCAAGCCAGGAAACGATGGAGCAATTCTGAAATTCTTTATATAGAAGAGCAGAAAAACCTCCGGGAAGAAGAATTCATTTCCCAGATTCTTGGAACTTGTTAGGGAGTATTCTTTCTATTTTCAATTTTATACTCTGTAAAAACAATTTAATCTTCAGCAGAGATTCAGGCAGACTGAGTACAAAATCGCTTAAATTGACCAGGTTAAACAAGACTTGGACTTAAAAACTATCATTCTAAGTCTAAGTCCGCCAGGTATTCAGGCAGACTTCGGACTTCTTCTCCTGTAGGATAGGTCTTCTCTCTATCCGGATAGGCAACAAGTTGCACTTTCACTGCATCGGCAATATGAGAGGAAAAATGCCTGAATCCAGGAGACAAATCGGTGTTGGACCGTTTAACTTCATATGCTGCTGCGATGCGGTCATCCATAGACAGTACAAAATCCAGCTCTTTACCGTCTTTTGTACGAAAATAGCAGAGACTACATCGTATACCAGCACCGTCTTCCAGAGAATGGGCATATTTTAAAAGAGAACATGCTGTTAGATTTTCAATTCTCATCCCTTCATCTTTAGCAAGCTGTCCCGTATCATAGAAATAATACTTAGGCTCTTTGAGAATAGACCGAGCAACATTTCTGTGCCATGGACGTACTGGAAAAATCACATACAGGTTCTCCAGAAGGAGGAGCCAGGATTTTACTGTTTTGGCATCTTTCTGCAAATCCCCGGCTAAAGAAGCATAAGAAACAGGAGATCCAACCCGGCTCCGAAGCATTTCCAGCAATGTTTCAATGCTCTGAATATCTGTAATCGCAGTTAAGTCGATCATATCCTGTCTCAGTATGACATCCAGATGAGACCTCTTCCAACGTGCATAAAAACGACTGCTATTTTCCAGAAAAGGTTCCGGAAATCCACCGACTTTCAGAATACGCTCCATTGCTTCACGAGGCTCCAAAAATGAGGAAGCTTCCTTAATATCCAATGGATGGAGGCGGTGGGAAAAATAGCGTCCTGCTAATGAATCTCCGACTTTACGGAATGCCTCCATGCGAGCGCTGCCGGTTACAACCAGAGCAGGAGGAATACCTTCGGTATCGTATATTCCTTTCAAAAACAGTTTCCATTGATCCATTTTGTGAAGTTCGTCAAAAATAATAAGCGGTTTTTTTCTGTCCCAAGTTTTCGATTTTAAAATAAGCCTTTGAGCAGGCTCGTCATAATTGAAATAATCGAACTCAGAACATAGCATTTTTGAAAGAATTGTTTTACCTGACTGCCGGGGCCCGGAAATCAGCACAATTTTTTTTTTCATATCTTCTAAGACTTGATTGGTAATAGAACGTTTCATATGACTATTCTACATCAGATTCCCGAATAGTCAAGACTTTTACGGAATTGACTCCTGAATAGTCGGGATATTATGTACACCTTAGTATGAAACATCCTAATGCTTTTTCAAATGCTCAGGATAGGTCTTCTCCAAGATATCAACTCCATTTTAAGAGCTGTGATGTTTCCTCTTCATCAATATCTGATAAGTAAAATACACAAGGGCGAGGGCATTGTCATAAATAAGAGAATCTTCCTGCCCTGAAAGCCCCTTCATCCTCAAAGCCTCTTCTTTTACAGCTTTTTCAAGGTGTTCAAACGGGTTTAACAAAGAGATTTCATTTTCGGTGGACTCCTCCAGGGAACAAAGGCAGAATTCTCCTATCTGAGCCCATTTCCTATCACGAAACCAGAGAACCAGGTTGCGGTGATTATTATAGAAAACGAGTAAATCTCTTGTTTGGTCCAGAAAGTCCCTCACACCATTGCCTTTACTCAGATTTTTAGAACTGTACACAGCCGAAAGAGATGGGGTCGACTCAAACAGATCAGCGGCAAGAGAATAGTAGGTTTGGCGGAAAATACCATCACTGAAGCTGCCGGCAGCAGTAAATATTTTTTCGAACACCGAACCGGTGGTATCCATATTTTTCAGCGCGATGAGATAATTGATTTTATCCATGGCTTGTTCAGCCTTATCAGCCAGAATACTAATTCGTTCTATCGATTGTACGTGACCGATTCTACCAAGTGATTTAGCCGCTGTAGAGCGGACCGCCGAATCGGGATCATCCAAAAGTGACAGCAGTACATGTTCCGAAGCCTCAGCTTCATAAGCTCCCAGGGCAAAGATGGCCTTGAGCTGATGGTAGGAGCCTGAGTCAGATGCTTCGCGAAGCAAATCCTCGAGAAGTTCGACCCGAGGATGGGAGAATAGAGATTTGATTGCCTCTCCTTTACTCGAAGACAGTGGAGATGAGATGATAGCCCTTAATTCTTCTGTGGCAATGGGAGCATCATTCTGGCTGATGGACATTATAACAGTTCGTTTTTTTACTGGATCATCGATAGCCTTATACTTTCCAATATAACTGTAGGCTCTCAATCCCTCCAGGGAAAAGAATATTGCTGCTGTTTCTTTTGCAGAGAGACTTCCCTTATCGATCAATCTCAAACTATAGAAAATAAGAAGAAGACTTAAAACGAGAGCAAAGAAAAAGAGAAAGCTGAAATTGTTGGGGAGACCCATTGTGGAACTCTGCCCCCAGTCAATGAGAACCCCTCCAAGAATACCACTGAAGAAGGAGAAGAAAGCCATAACAAAATTGATCATTGAATTATAACTGAATGATTCATTCTCAGGCATGGAATTCACAAGGACCCGCGCGACCAGTACATTCGTTGCCAAAAGGAAAAAATTAGAAAAGAAACCCAGGATGAAATAAGCAAAAATAGGCAAACTGCGGCCATTTGAAAGAGGCAGCAACATCCAGATGATATAAGATAAAGAGAGGAGAATATTGACACCTATCAAGAGTGGTCGGCTACCGATTCTATCAGCGAAAGTTCGTCCAAAAAGACCTGCCATTATATTGGCCAAAGCGATAACCAGTGTGTAGAGAAAGACAAAGTTGGCATCAAATCCTGCTTCCTTTCGAACAAATACAATTGTAAGTCCATTGACAACCATAACGGCAATGGACAACCATTTCAGCATCAGAGGGAAACGCTTTTCTTTACTTGATAGAGATTCTTTGAATATGACAAAGAGATTCCTCCCTTTCTCATATTCAACAGTCTCTCGGCAGGTCACCTTTTTCAGTTGATACGCCGCGGAACTATTGAGAATGACGCCAATGATCTGCAGAAGTAATATGCCTGCCACACCGGTAAAAAACTGGATGGATGTAATCATAAAGCTTATCAGTTTGGAAACAACAGAAGCAGCCTGATTGACAATGTTCCCCTGAGCCAGGACTTCTCCTCTGTTTTGAGAAGTCGTGACCATTTTGACAAGAGGATTCCAGATAACCACTCCGACCATTCTTGCAGCACAGAACAGGGTGTAAACAATCAGAATCAAGAGGACTGCCGGCCGGCCTTCAAGAAAGAACAACAATAAATACAACAGGACAATAAGTCCGCGGATAAACCAGGCTGTAGCCTGTACTGTAACCAGATTTTTTCCCGCCAGAAGTCTTGGAAGAGCCACCAGAATAAAGCCTGTAAGGAAAATTACAGAGGAGATATATCCCAATTCAATATTGGATGCGCCGAAGTGTATGGCCAGAAGATAGACAGG
The DNA window shown above is from Oceanispirochaeta sp. and carries:
- a CDS encoding ABC transporter substrate-binding protein — translated: MKTIKFIFTLILICQSFLWGSGSQDTSDSIYKEKTESPIIIHDSLGRRVVLPEIPQRIVQTGSSAFLMNDAIYLFPEAGERVVAMSDSNQKRGYFLPVLDPEYDKKIILPRTINIEEIMAASPDLVLMKDFLFSKYDKEFQKVGIPVIYLNLESPEAWNADLEILGQIFGNQERAEELQKLFSDYTMKVLRPLERLKPEEKKRNLILYYSEKDGTGAFQVPPLSYIQTRMVEMSGSEPVWVKADLGKTWTKVGFEQIAAWDPDQIFLISYRSPVSEVLEIIEDSPYWQELRAYKEGEIHPFPMDFHSWDQPDPRWLIGLQWMASISHPEFFPDLDMNKTAEKFFADFYNISAEDYRSKINPVLEGIE
- a CDS encoding iron ABC transporter permease, producing MPVWIKNLLLILLLTVLVVGSLLLGRYPEPGFINFQSIRTDPIAQNIILNLRLPRIITAVILGSTLALTGLVFQTILGNPLVEAGFLGISQGAAFGAALMIILNVKIPMAITLSAAAFSLAALGLTWSLARAIRFGGWIIRLILAGIIISAVFSSGLGILKYLADPRSQLQEITFWLMGGLSGIGWTELKYMIPFTIPALFLIFLLRWRLNLLSMGDRTAHSMGMSPVLEKNFFLLIAVLATAAVVSYCGIIGWIGLIIPHIARRISGSDTSKSVPTAILTGGIFALICDDAARTVSTGEIPLGILTSLSGALIFTLLMVFSPRRKHI
- a CDS encoding ABC transporter ATP-binding protein, with amino-acid sequence MSHIMEFRNVRFNWHRKDSPLFPSLDMQVPAGIATALLGPNGAGKTTIMDLSLGWRTPQSGEILLQEYPINQWSHRKRGQFMALVPQDEIIQFDYSVLEYILLGRSPYLPPLGNPGQEDRRIALEALEEAGIDHLVKRKVSRLSGGERQLVLLARALTQQPKLLLLDEPASHLDLHNREKILHILEKLKQRGISIFFTSHDPELVIRLADHAILLKNGSVIQCGPSESILNDENLTDLYNIPVKIGTIEGQRVLIWGQSRREPG
- a CDS encoding nucleoside-triphosphatase, with the protein product MNHYILTGKREAGKTRFCQILFRAAVARKMTVAGILTLTQREEDLRAVDLYTEESRRLAIFNRTSFSVEAPGDDKTSRTKQWTFDASTLSWGNQRIRKAPSSNLFILDEAGILEFERDQGWTAGMARMDSQTDHCSVVVVRPELINQARKRWSNSEILYIEEQKNLREEEFISQILGTC
- a CDS encoding ATP-binding protein, with the translated sequence MKRSITNQVLEDMKKKIVLISGPRQSGKTILSKMLCSEFDYFNYDEPAQRLILKSKTWDRKKPLIIFDELHKMDQWKLFLKGIYDTEGIPPALVVTGSARMEAFRKVGDSLAGRYFSHRLHPLDIKEASSFLEPREAMERILKVGGFPEPFLENSSRFYARWKRSHLDVILRQDMIDLTAITDIQSIETLLEMLRSRVGSPVSYASLAGDLQKDAKTVKSWLLLLENLYVIFPVRPWHRNVARSILKEPKYYFYDTGQLAKDEGMRIENLTACSLLKYAHSLEDGAGIRCSLCYFRTKDGKELDFVLSMDDRIAAAYEVKRSNTDLSPGFRHFSSHIADAVKVQLVAYPDREKTYPTGEEVRSLPEYLADLDLE
- a CDS encoding MFS transporter, giving the protein MLTKYLSEDERKDGRRRIYRFQALNGMGFNFMGETPVYLLAIHFGASNIELGYISSVIFLTGFILVALPRLLAGKNLVTVQATAWFIRGLIVLLYLLLFFLEGRPAVLLILIVYTLFCAARMVGVVIWNPLVKMVTTSQNRGEVLAQGNIVNQAASVVSKLISFMITSIQFFTGVAGILLLQIIGVILNSSAAYQLKKVTCRETVEYEKGRNLFVIFKESLSSKEKRFPLMLKWLSIAVMVVNGLTIVFVRKEAGFDANFVFLYTLVIALANIMAGLFGRTFADRIGSRPLLIGVNILLSLSYIIWMLLPLSNGRSLPIFAYFILGFFSNFFLLATNVLVARVLVNSMPENESFSYNSMINFVMAFFSFFSGILGGVLIDWGQSSTMGLPNNFSFLFFFALVLSLLLIFYSLRLIDKGSLSAKETAAIFFSLEGLRAYSYIGKYKAIDDPVKKRTVIMSISQNDAPIATEELRAIISSPLSSSKGEAIKSLFSHPRVELLEDLLREASDSGSYHQLKAIFALGAYEAEASEHVLLSLLDDPDSAVRSTAAKSLGRIGHVQSIERISILADKAEQAMDKINYLIALKNMDTTGSVFEKIFTAAGSFSDGIFRQTYYSLAADLFESTPSLSAVYSSKNLSKGNGVRDFLDQTRDLLVFYNNHRNLVLWFRDRKWAQIGEFCLCSLEESTENEISLLNPFEHLEKAVKEEALRMKGLSGQEDSLIYDNALALVYFTYQILMKRKHHSS